A single window of Candidatus Methylomirabilota bacterium DNA harbors:
- a CDS encoding HAMP domain-containing sensor histidine kinase, whose product MDSRERTHRSISGDTDIAIIGFSEVLSARMFGELNEKQDEYLKDIHASGQHLLALINDILDLSKIEAGRMDLEVTDFDLTMAIDNALTLVRERAARRSIALHTTIDDRLGEVQGDERKIRQVLLNLLSNAIKFTPEGGRIEVGVKPADGSVEVSVNDTGVGIAPEDREAVFEEFRQVGPADKKVEGTGLGLALSRKFIELHGGKIWVKSQVGQGSTFTFTVPARRGE is encoded by the coding sequence TTGGACAGTCGTGAACGCACGCACAGGTCGATTTCGGGGGATACCGACATTGCGATCATCGGGTTCTCCGAGGTGCTCAGCGCACGAATGTTCGGCGAGCTGAACGAGAAGCAGGACGAGTACCTGAAGGACATCCACGCCTCCGGGCAGCACCTCCTCGCCCTCATCAACGACATCCTCGACCTGTCCAAGATCGAAGCGGGGCGCATGGACCTCGAGGTGACGGACTTCGACCTGACGATGGCCATCGACAATGCGCTGACCCTGGTCCGCGAGCGGGCCGCGCGCAGGAGCATCGCACTGCACACCACCATCGACGATCGGCTTGGTGAGGTCCAGGGTGACGAGCGAAAGATCCGCCAAGTGCTCCTCAACCTGCTCTCGAATGCGATCAAGTTCACCCCCGAGGGCGGCCGGATCGAAGTCGGGGTGAAGCCGGCGGACGGCTCCGTTGAGGTCTCGGTCAACGACACAGGAGTCGGCATCGCGCCGGAGGATCGGGAGGCGGTGTTCGAGGAGTTTCGGCAGGTGGGGCCGGCCGACAAGAAGGTGGAAGGCACCGGGCTTGGCCTGGCGCTATCGCGGAAGTTCATCGAGCTCCACGGGGGCAAGATCTGGGTCAAGAGTCAGGTCGGGCAGGGCTCGACGTTCACGTTCACCGTGCCGGCGCGCCGCGGCGAATGA
- a CDS encoding sugar ABC transporter permease: protein MSPATALRRGELSAGRLAALMNAPSILCLALVLAYPIGYAGYLSLHEVSLRQLRTGEFPFAGLANFARLVRDELFWLSLRHTLVFVAASVALEVVIALVIALIVNEERVWLSRVTRVLILVPWAVPPIVNGLLWSFILNAQYGYLNRVLSALGLIDGYVNWLGNPTLAMAAVIAAYVWRTTPFNILLYHAALQGIPRELYEAAEVDGASGWSAFWSLTLPLLRPILAVTLVLRTTFAFMVFDEILAITQGGPGNDTWVAAWYTYKMAFQPPFNVGLGAASAWGLTLIIGAVALLYVRFVYRRVEW, encoded by the coding sequence GTGAGCCCGGCAACCGCGCTCCGGCGCGGCGAGCTGTCGGCGGGACGGCTGGCGGCGCTGATGAACGCGCCGTCGATCCTGTGCCTGGCGCTGGTGCTGGCCTACCCGATCGGCTACGCGGGCTACCTGTCCCTGCACGAGGTGAGCCTGCGCCAGTTGCGCACGGGCGAGTTCCCGTTCGCCGGCCTGGCCAACTTCGCGCGGCTCGTCCGGGACGAGCTCTTCTGGCTCTCGCTCCGGCACACGCTGGTCTTCGTCGCCGCCTCGGTGGCCCTCGAGGTGGTGATCGCCCTCGTCATCGCGCTGATCGTGAACGAGGAGCGGGTGTGGCTCTCGCGGGTGACCCGCGTGCTGATCCTGGTCCCCTGGGCGGTGCCGCCGATCGTCAACGGACTGCTCTGGTCGTTCATCCTCAACGCCCAGTACGGCTATCTCAACCGCGTGCTGTCGGCGCTCGGGCTCATCGACGGCTACGTGAACTGGCTGGGCAACCCGACGCTCGCGATGGCCGCGGTGATCGCCGCGTACGTGTGGCGCACGACCCCGTTCAACATCCTCCTCTACCACGCGGCGCTCCAGGGCATCCCGCGCGAGCTGTACGAGGCGGCGGAGGTGGACGGCGCCTCGGGCTGGTCGGCGTTCTGGAGCCTCACCCTGCCCCTGCTGCGCCCGATCCTCGCGGTGACGCTGGTGCTGCGCACCACCTTCGCCTTCATGGTGTTCGACGAGATCCTGGCCATCACCCAGGGCGGCCCGGGCAACGACACGTGGGTGGCGGCCTGGTACACCTACAAGATGGCGTTCCAGCCGCCCTTCAACGTCGGCCTCGGGGCCGCCTCCGCGTGGGGGCTCACGCTGATCATCGGCGCCGTCGCGCTCCTGTACGTGCGCTTCGTCTACCGGCGGGTGGAGTGGTGA
- a CDS encoding Gfo/Idh/MocA family oxidoreductase, whose translation MRFGLIGYGLWGRHHATAIRKAPGAILAAIACRSEATAALARRDFPDVPVHLDYRELLARPDVDVADLVVPNHLHEEIGVAALDQGKDVLLEKPMAATAEQCDRLLTAARRSGRVLTVGHELRLSTQWGRVKAIIDAGDIGEPVYALHTLFRFPYRPGADGWRHDRSRVGSWILEEPVHAFDSLMWYLERHGDPLSVLALGNGRRAEEGMEDNFTALLRFRGGAYAVVTETLAAFEYHHVTEVVGREGAIRAWWSGTLDRTRQPAFELKVTRRGAAEAETVTLAASGELFELETQLAQAVVAFRARRPLVSGEEARKRVIVCVEAERSLRERREIPLTF comes from the coding sequence ATGCGCTTCGGGCTGATCGGCTACGGGCTGTGGGGCCGGCACCACGCGACTGCCATCCGCAAGGCGCCCGGCGCGATCCTGGCCGCCATCGCCTGCCGGAGCGAGGCGACGGCCGCGCTGGCGCGGCGGGACTTCCCCGACGTGCCGGTGCACCTGGACTACCGCGAGCTGCTCGCGCGCCCCGACGTGGACGTGGCCGACCTGGTGGTGCCCAACCACCTGCACGAGGAGATCGGCGTCGCCGCCCTCGACCAGGGCAAGGACGTGCTGCTCGAGAAGCCGATGGCGGCCACCGCGGAGCAGTGCGATCGGCTCCTCACGGCGGCCCGCCGGTCCGGGCGGGTCCTCACGGTCGGCCACGAGCTGAGGCTCTCCACCCAGTGGGGCCGCGTGAAGGCCATCATCGACGCCGGTGACATCGGCGAGCCGGTGTACGCGCTCCACACCCTCTTCCGCTTTCCCTACCGGCCGGGCGCCGACGGCTGGCGTCACGATCGGTCGCGCGTGGGCTCGTGGATCCTCGAGGAGCCCGTCCACGCCTTCGATTCCCTCATGTGGTATCTCGAGCGCCACGGCGACCCGCTGTCGGTCCTGGCCCTCGGCAACGGCCGGCGCGCCGAGGAAGGCATGGAGGACAACTTCACCGCGCTCCTGCGCTTCCGCGGCGGCGCCTACGCCGTCGTCACCGAGACGCTCGCCGCCTTCGAGTACCACCACGTGACCGAGGTGGTCGGGCGCGAGGGCGCCATCCGCGCCTGGTGGTCCGGCACCCTCGACCGCACGCGCCAGCCCGCGTTCGAGCTGAAGGTCACGCGGCGCGGCGCGGCGGAGGCCGAGACCGTCACCCTGGCCGCGTCCGGCGAGCTGTTCGAGCTGGAGACCCAGCTCGCGCAGGCGGTGGTGGCCTTCCGCGCGCGACGTCCGCTGGTGTCGGGCGAAGAGGCGCGCAAGCGCGTGATCGTGTGCGTCGAGGCGGAGCGCTCTCTGCGCGAGCGGCGGGAGATCCCGCTCACCTTCTAG
- a CDS encoding type II toxin-antitoxin system VapB family antitoxin, with the protein MSLNIKDAEAHHLARALAKETGETMTRAVTEALRERLERVRRRKRPEATAAELLAIGRRCAGTLKGEPVDHADLLYDDRGLPR; encoded by the coding sequence ATGTCCCTGAACATCAAAGACGCCGAAGCCCACCATCTAGCCCGGGCACTTGCCAAGGAAACCGGCGAAACCATGACCCGCGCGGTGACCGAGGCCCTGCGGGAGCGCCTCGAACGCGTCCGCCGCCGCAAGCGGCCCGAGGCTACCGCCGCCGAGTTGCTTGCGATTGGCCGCCGCTGCGCCGGAACCCTCAAGGGCGAGCCAGTCGATCACGCCGACCTGCTCTATGACGACAGGGGCCTTCCCCGATGA
- a CDS encoding type II toxin-antitoxin system VapC family toxin: MIVDTSALLAILFDEPDAERYARALAEADTMRVSAGNFVEAAVVVEAQTNAGGRGQFDTLIRRAGIVKGPDFSKTDVTAALPFP; encoded by the coding sequence ATGATCGTGGACACTTCGGCGCTGCTCGCCATCCTGTTCGATGAGCCCGACGCCGAACGTTACGCTCGCGCCCTTGCCGAGGCCGACACGATGCGCGTTTCCGCCGGCAACTTCGTCGAGGCCGCGGTCGTCGTCGAGGCGCAGACCAATGCTGGCGGCCGAGGCCAGTTCGATACGCTGATCCGCCGCGCCGGCATCGTCAAGGGCCCGGATTTCAGCAAGACCGACGTCACCGCAGCGCTTCCCTTTCCGTAG
- a CDS encoding ABC transporter permease has product MHQYVLRRFALAVPTLFLVSVIVFVMMRLMPGDVVLRMVEGQAYAPTIEAMRKDLGLDRPAYVQYAEWVGGILTRGDFGRSYWTRQPIWDEFARRFPVTLELAVLTILVSVVIGVAIGIVSAVRQDSAADYAGRVLAILALSVPYFGLAVVVVVVPAILFKWTPVWTYVPFTENPLANLKIMLVPALVFGITRAGPIMRIMRSALLDVLRQEYIRTAWSKGLPERGIVLRHALKNALIPVISLIGLQMPLYIGGSVIMETIFRLPGVGLFFFEALTRMDYPVVQSVNLIVATMVVGLNLAIDLSYAFLDPRIRYR; this is encoded by the coding sequence GTGCACCAGTACGTCCTGCGCCGATTCGCCCTCGCGGTGCCGACGCTGTTCCTGGTGAGCGTCATCGTGTTCGTCATGATGCGCCTCATGCCCGGCGACGTCGTCCTCCGCATGGTGGAGGGGCAGGCCTACGCCCCGACGATCGAGGCGATGCGCAAGGACCTCGGCCTGGACCGGCCCGCCTACGTGCAGTATGCGGAGTGGGTCGGAGGCATCCTCACCCGCGGTGACTTCGGCCGCTCCTACTGGACGCGCCAGCCCATCTGGGACGAGTTCGCCCGCCGCTTCCCGGTGACGCTCGAGCTGGCCGTCCTGACGATCCTGGTCTCGGTGGTGATCGGCGTCGCGATCGGCATCGTCTCCGCGGTGCGCCAGGACAGCGCCGCCGACTACGCCGGGCGCGTGCTGGCCATCCTGGCGCTCTCCGTGCCGTACTTCGGCCTGGCGGTGGTGGTGGTCGTCGTCCCGGCCATCCTGTTCAAGTGGACGCCGGTCTGGACCTACGTGCCGTTCACCGAGAATCCCCTCGCCAACCTCAAGATCATGCTGGTCCCCGCCCTCGTCTTCGGGATCACCCGGGCCGGGCCCATCATGCGCATCATGCGCTCGGCCCTGCTCGACGTCCTCCGCCAGGAGTACATCCGCACCGCGTGGTCCAAAGGCCTCCCGGAGCGCGGCATCGTGCTGCGGCACGCGCTCAAGAACGCGCTGATCCCGGTCATCAGCCTCATCGGGCTGCAGATGCCGCTCTACATCGGCGGCTCGGTGATCATGGAAACCATCTTCCGGCTGCCCGGCGTGGGGCTCTTCTTCTTCGAGGCGCTCACCCGCATGGACTATCCGGTCGTCCAGTCGGTCAACCTCATCGTGGCGACCATGGTGGTGGGCCTCAACCTGGCGATCGATCTCTCGTATGCCTTCCTCGACCCGCGCATCCGATACCGGTAG
- a CDS encoding ABC transporter substrate-binding protein, producing the protein MNRRAFLGTVAGSLLAAPLAAEAQPVGRIRRVGVVSPFASAFGAGPSFEAFRQTLRELGYVEGRNVAFAYRWAEGRYDRLSGLTADLVRQRVDVLFASWSTPAALASKKATTTIPIVFAGVGDAVGVGLVQSLARPGGNVTGSTFITEETIGKQLELLKQVVPRIVHVGVVVNPANPVYGPILTASQAPARALGLQLIPVNVQSGEEFEGAVRAARDAHVEGLVVLRDLVVIANQERLLALAATNGLPVMYGMQEFVAAGGLMSYGPNLVEMYRRAAYLVDKILRGAKPADLPVEQATKFDLVINLKTAKAFGLTIPPSLLQRADQVIE; encoded by the coding sequence ATGAACCGCCGGGCATTCCTTGGGACCGTGGCTGGCAGCCTCCTCGCCGCGCCGCTTGCGGCCGAGGCGCAGCCGGTAGGAAGAATCCGGCGGGTCGGCGTGGTGTCACCATTTGCCTCTGCATTCGGCGCGGGCCCATCCTTCGAGGCATTCCGGCAGACGTTGCGTGAGTTGGGCTACGTAGAGGGACGCAACGTCGCGTTCGCGTATCGCTGGGCGGAGGGGCGATACGATAGGTTGTCGGGGCTCACGGCCGACCTGGTCAGACAGCGAGTGGACGTCCTCTTCGCCTCCTGGAGCACCCCAGCGGCCTTAGCATCAAAAAAGGCAACCACCACCATCCCAATCGTTTTCGCCGGGGTTGGCGACGCGGTCGGGGTGGGCCTGGTCCAAAGCCTCGCGCGGCCGGGTGGGAATGTGACCGGATCCACATTCATCACAGAGGAGACGATCGGCAAACAGCTGGAGCTGCTCAAGCAAGTAGTCCCAAGGATTGTTCACGTCGGAGTGGTGGTGAATCCCGCGAACCCCGTCTATGGCCCAATTTTGACCGCCAGCCAAGCACCGGCCCGAGCACTGGGCCTACAGCTCATACCCGTCAACGTGCAGAGTGGCGAAGAGTTCGAGGGTGCGGTTCGAGCAGCCCGCGACGCTCACGTAGAGGGTCTCGTTGTGTTACGAGATCTCGTGGTTATCGCGAACCAGGAACGGCTCTTGGCCCTGGCTGCCACTAACGGCCTTCCGGTAATGTATGGAATGCAGGAGTTCGTGGCCGCAGGCGGCCTCATGTCCTATGGTCCGAACCTCGTCGAGATGTACCGCCGCGCAGCGTATTTAGTGGACAAGATTCTCAGGGGTGCCAAGCCGGCCGACCTGCCGGTCGAACAGGCCACCAAGTTCGACCTGGTCATCAACCTCAAGACGGCCAAGGCCTTCGGGCTGACGATCCCGCCGTCGCTCCTACAGCGGGCGGATCAGGTGATCGAGTAA
- a CDS encoding ABC transporter substrate-binding protein — MIRSFVLAACAALVILTLPPPADAQQPKRGGTVRLADREAPNLDPHLSISFLTHSWASMAYSQLVRFPHGPEQKHTADFSILPDLAEKWEYPSPTTVVFTLRKGVKFHNKPPVNGREVTSADVKYSLERFMAKSGFKSRLDQVQSIETPDRYTVRITLKEPFAPLLNHLASPAFTAILPKEVEDQFGDFNRPEAIIGTGPFMLKSYQKGVRIVWERNPDYYVKGLPYVDSVELEITPDGNTRLSLLRAGKVDFGHMWGYASVEEGKSLQKTNPDLSITPTQIIGMGIIYMRTDQPPFNDVRVRRAVALAIDRKTWNDGLYAGEACIDSGPVPCAMKEWKIDPARLDPAKAKYLTGYDPAEARKLLAEAGHRGGFATPAFHWPGYAPPWRSIYELAADNLSKVGIQVELKPEEYGKYISTTYLGKFEKMAIGPITPFTEIDDWLYGTHAPEQPNNRSHVADAELNRMLIAQRRELDPKKRKEMIDEIQRYLADKAYYVYFPNGPQYISHARHVKGFKHHDGYGMGLKYMYTWIDR, encoded by the coding sequence ATGATCCGATCCTTCGTCCTGGCCGCGTGCGCAGCGCTCGTGATCCTGACCCTGCCCCCGCCCGCGGACGCGCAGCAGCCCAAGCGGGGCGGCACCGTCCGGCTCGCCGACCGTGAGGCGCCCAACCTCGATCCGCACCTCTCGATCAGCTTCCTGACCCACTCGTGGGCGAGCATGGCCTACAGTCAGCTCGTTCGCTTCCCCCACGGTCCCGAGCAGAAGCACACCGCCGACTTCTCGATCCTCCCGGACCTCGCCGAGAAGTGGGAGTACCCGAGCCCGACCACGGTGGTCTTCACGCTCCGCAAGGGGGTGAAGTTCCACAACAAGCCGCCGGTGAACGGGCGCGAGGTCACCTCGGCCGACGTGAAGTACTCGCTCGAGCGCTTCATGGCGAAGTCCGGGTTCAAGTCGCGCCTCGACCAGGTCCAGTCGATCGAGACGCCGGACCGCTACACGGTCCGGATCACCCTCAAGGAGCCCTTCGCGCCGCTGCTCAACCACCTGGCCAGCCCGGCGTTCACCGCGATCCTGCCGAAGGAGGTCGAGGATCAGTTCGGCGACTTCAATCGCCCCGAGGCCATCATCGGCACCGGCCCCTTCATGCTGAAGTCGTACCAGAAGGGCGTGCGGATCGTCTGGGAGCGCAACCCCGACTACTACGTCAAGGGCCTGCCCTACGTGGATTCGGTGGAGCTCGAGATCACGCCGGACGGCAACACCCGGCTCTCGCTCCTCCGCGCGGGCAAGGTCGACTTCGGGCACATGTGGGGTTACGCGAGCGTCGAGGAAGGCAAGTCGCTCCAGAAGACCAACCCCGACCTCTCGATCACCCCGACGCAGATCATCGGCATGGGCATCATCTACATGCGCACCGATCAGCCCCCCTTCAACGACGTGCGCGTGCGGCGAGCAGTGGCGCTGGCCATCGACCGCAAGACCTGGAACGACGGGCTCTACGCGGGCGAGGCGTGCATCGACAGCGGCCCGGTGCCCTGCGCGATGAAGGAGTGGAAGATCGACCCCGCCAGGCTCGATCCCGCGAAGGCGAAGTACCTCACCGGCTACGATCCCGCCGAGGCCAGGAAGCTCCTGGCCGAGGCCGGGCACCGCGGCGGCTTCGCCACGCCCGCCTTCCACTGGCCGGGCTACGCGCCGCCCTGGCGCTCGATCTACGAGCTGGCCGCCGACAACCTGAGCAAGGTCGGCATCCAGGTCGAGCTGAAGCCCGAGGAGTACGGGAAGTACATCTCGACCACCTACCTGGGCAAGTTCGAGAAGATGGCCATCGGCCCCATCACGCCGTTCACCGAGATCGACGACTGGCTCTACGGCACCCACGCCCCCGAGCAGCCCAACAACCGCAGCCACGTGGCCGACGCCGAGCTGAACCGGATGCTGATCGCGCAGCGCCGCGAGCTCGACCCGAAGAAGCGCAAGGAGATGATCGACGAGATCCAGCGCTACCTGGCGGACAAGGCCTACTACGTCTACTTCCCCAACGGGCCCCAGTACATCTCCCACGCCCGGCACGTCAAGGGCTTCAAGCACCACGACGGCTACGGCATGGGGCTCAAGTACATGTACACCTGGATCGACCGCTGA
- a CDS encoding ABC transporter permease, whose product MPSSTRASDTGSALALPGAPPAAAVRAAPRPWYLDVWPQLLRRKPLGVVGGVIVLVMLAAALGAEMLSPYGFAETSLRERLQSASAAHWLGTDHLGRDLLTRILYGARISLYVGFGAIALGAALASLIGVGSAYFGGRVDLWAQRGVDAWMAFPGLLLLMTILSLLGPSVLNITLVLGVAFGIQNSRVVRSAALTIKELTYVEGALALGSTHLRITAAHILPNVLPTIIVVATTGLSTVILTEASLSFLGLGVPPPYPTWGGMLSLAGLDHMYQAPWLAIYPAAALSLAVFGFNMLGDALRDLLDPRLRGGG is encoded by the coding sequence ATGCCTTCCTCGACCCGCGCATCCGATACCGGTAGCGCGCTGGCGCTGCCCGGCGCGCCCCCGGCGGCGGCCGTCCGGGCGGCCCCGCGGCCGTGGTACCTCGACGTCTGGCCGCAGCTGCTCCGGCGCAAGCCGCTCGGCGTGGTCGGCGGCGTCATCGTGCTGGTCATGCTGGCCGCGGCCCTGGGCGCGGAGATGCTGTCGCCCTACGGCTTCGCGGAGACGAGCCTGCGCGAGCGCCTGCAGTCGGCGAGCGCCGCCCACTGGCTCGGCACCGACCACCTCGGGCGCGATCTGCTCACCCGCATCCTCTACGGCGCGCGCATCTCGCTCTACGTCGGGTTCGGGGCCATCGCGCTGGGCGCGGCGCTGGCCAGCCTCATCGGGGTCGGCTCGGCGTACTTCGGCGGCCGCGTGGATCTGTGGGCGCAGCGCGGCGTGGACGCCTGGATGGCCTTCCCCGGCCTCCTGCTCCTGATGACGATCCTCTCGCTCCTGGGCCCGAGCGTGCTCAACATCACGCTCGTGCTCGGCGTCGCCTTCGGCATCCAGAACTCCCGCGTCGTGCGGAGCGCGGCGCTCACCATCAAGGAGCTGACGTACGTGGAAGGCGCGCTCGCGCTCGGGTCCACCCACCTGCGCATCACCGCCGCCCACATCCTGCCCAACGTGCTGCCCACGATCATCGTGGTGGCGACAACCGGGCTGTCCACCGTCATCCTGACCGAGGCGAGCCTGTCCTTCCTCGGCCTCGGAGTGCCGCCGCCCTACCCGACCTGGGGCGGCATGCTGTCGCTGGCCGGGCTCGACCACATGTACCAGGCGCCCTGGCTCGCGATCTACCCGGCGGCGGCGCTGTCGCTGGCGGTCTTCGGGTTCAACATGCTGGGTGACGCGCTCCGGGATCTGCTCGACCCGCGCCTGCGCGGCGGGGGCTGA
- a CDS encoding ABC transporter substrate-binding protein, which translates to MERRAFLGTLAGSVLAAPLVAEAQPIPKVAFLCPGACSGLPNLVFDVDRAFLAGLERGGYVFGRNASLDVSAVGVGHNRLPEAARKLVQRKVDVVLTVGNEATRVAREATTSTPIVMLNVADAVDEGLIASLGRPGANVTGLSVPLAQIAAKRIEFLREINPRLTRVAALWHSSLDQHLDRTARLQRVADSLGVQLSGFSIATFRDLDQAFGSTATRPDGLLLFDNVTAALGREIMLFALQHRIPTAGPDRLFVQGGGLLAYGPHMPDLYERAAFYASKILKGARPSELPVEQPTRFELTINKGAAGALGLTIPPSLLQRADQVIE; encoded by the coding sequence ATGGAGCGACGCGCGTTCCTCGGGACCTTGGCCGGCAGCGTGCTCGCCGCGCCGCTCGTCGCCGAGGCGCAGCCGATACCGAAGGTGGCCTTTCTCTGCCCGGGCGCCTGCTCGGGTCTTCCAAATCTGGTCTTTGACGTGGACCGCGCCTTCCTCGCTGGCCTCGAGCGGGGTGGATACGTCTTCGGCCGGAATGCCTCGCTCGACGTGAGTGCCGTCGGAGTCGGCCACAATCGGCTGCCCGAGGCGGCCAGGAAACTCGTTCAACGCAAGGTGGACGTCGTTCTCACGGTCGGGAACGAGGCGACCCGGGTTGCCCGCGAGGCCACGACGAGCACGCCAATCGTCATGCTCAATGTCGCCGACGCCGTGGACGAGGGACTCATCGCGAGCCTCGGTCGACCAGGCGCCAACGTGACCGGCCTGAGCGTGCCCCTTGCCCAGATCGCCGCCAAGCGGATTGAGTTTCTGAGGGAGATCAACCCCAGGCTCACCCGGGTGGCCGCGCTGTGGCACTCCTCGCTCGACCAGCATTTGGACCGGACCGCCCGCCTCCAACGCGTCGCCGACTCGCTCGGCGTCCAGCTTTCCGGTTTCAGTATCGCGACATTTCGGGACCTCGATCAGGCCTTTGGCTCGACGGCCACACGTCCCGACGGCCTGCTCCTCTTCGACAACGTCACGGCGGCACTGGGGAGAGAGATCATGCTGTTCGCCCTGCAGCATCGGATCCCCACGGCTGGTCCGGACCGGCTCTTCGTGCAAGGAGGCGGCCTCCTCGCGTATGGCCCTCACATGCCGGACCTGTACGAGCGGGCCGCGTTCTACGCGAGCAAGATCCTCAAGGGTGCGCGACCGAGTGAGCTTCCCGTGGAGCAGCCCACTCGCTTCGAGCTGACCATCAACAAGGGTGCCGCCGGTGCGCTTGGCCTGACGATCCCCCCGTCGCTCCTGCAGCGGGCGGACCAGGTAATCGAGTGA
- a CDS encoding carbohydrate ABC transporter permease — MSRRLPWPRRAALWLANVLAIAFLIAPLAPLVLSAVQSEKTLQGDTRALLPREYTAANFRLILSAGAERGPIFQQVSYLPKSVERFPTAFLNSLIVGVAVTLIALVLASLSAYTIARLRVRWTRALLQMSALSRMVPLIVLMVPLYVLFRTYGLLNSLAGVILAEVGFLIPYAIMILVPYFASFPGELEDAARIDGCTRFTAFLRMILPLSTPGLAACAVILFIISWHELLIPLIVVSRPEAMTVPVILAGLVSDYFVFFTLMMAICLLGLLPTLALVLLLQKYVVRGLVSGAVKG; from the coding sequence GTGAGCCGCCGTCTGCCGTGGCCGCGGCGCGCGGCGCTCTGGCTCGCGAACGTCCTGGCGATCGCGTTCCTGATCGCGCCGCTGGCGCCCCTCGTCCTGTCGGCCGTCCAGTCGGAGAAGACCCTGCAGGGCGACACGCGGGCGCTCCTGCCGCGCGAGTACACCGCGGCCAACTTCCGGCTCATCCTCTCCGCCGGCGCCGAGCGGGGGCCGATCTTCCAGCAGGTGTCGTACCTGCCCAAGTCGGTCGAGCGCTTCCCGACCGCGTTCCTCAACAGCCTCATCGTCGGCGTCGCGGTCACGCTCATCGCGCTCGTCCTGGCCAGCCTCTCGGCCTACACCATCGCCCGGCTCCGGGTGCGCTGGACGCGGGCGCTGCTCCAGATGAGCGCGCTGAGCCGGATGGTGCCGCTCATCGTCCTGATGGTCCCGCTGTACGTGCTGTTCCGGACCTACGGGCTCCTGAACTCGCTCGCCGGCGTGATCCTCGCCGAGGTCGGCTTCCTGATCCCGTACGCCATCATGATCCTGGTGCCGTACTTCGCGTCCTTCCCGGGGGAGCTGGAGGACGCGGCCCGGATCGATGGCTGCACGCGCTTCACCGCGTTCCTCCGGATGATCCTGCCGCTCTCGACCCCGGGCCTGGCCGCCTGCGCGGTGATCCTGTTCATCATCTCCTGGCACGAGCTGCTGATCCCCCTGATCGTGGTCAGCCGGCCGGAGGCCATGACCGTGCCGGTGATCCTGGCCGGGCTCGTCTCCGACTACTTCGTGTTCTTCACCCTCATGATGGCGATCTGCCTGCTCGGCCTCCTGCCCACGCTGGCGCTGGTGCTGCTCCTGCAGAAGTACGTGGTGCGCGGGCTGGTCTCGGGCGCGGTGAAAGGCTAA